A genomic segment from Malus domestica chromosome 05, GDT2T_hap1 encodes:
- the LOC103434476 gene encoding uncharacterized protein yields the protein MNKKGLAILLRTRMQRPSSDPRDLARSPLANVVNQMLPNSDGRQSSGRLVPHGREKLNASTNTEREFEVVRESMHSAISLSKTEILDSVLSDFSEGYFSLSYENRRKLLVLLAKEYDLNRTQVRDLIKQYLGLELPESDSAPSTGSEEETSLSAFYRIERNLRHALKPMYEVLFERLNTHPGGLKFLSNLRADILSIIAEENTASLRALDSYLKEKLSTWLSPAALELHQITWDDPASLLEKIVAYEAVHPISNLIDLKRRLGVGRRCFGYLHPAIPGEPLIFIEVALMKDVAQTVQEVLWDDPPTPECEATCALFYSISSTQPGLSGINLGRFLIKRVITLVKREMTNISTFATLSPIPGFMQWLLSKLASQSKLAEGEAMPHSPASDRSSSTFSEKILEPEEERALMDASAEFTSGKNSMDVMFNLLTSPNHEWTNSDKLLSVLKPPLMRLCARYLLQEKKRGKALDSVANFHLQNGAMVERINWMGDRSGRGLHQSGGMMVNYVYRLGQIEDYAQSYFSTGLIHTSSDLRRYVETISRVQE from the exons ATGAACAAGAAAGGCTTGGCAATTTTATTGCGTACCAGAATGCAGCGCCCAAGCTCCGATCCCAGAGACCTCGCCCGCTCTCCTCTCGCC AACGTGGTTAACCAAATGCTGCCTAATTCCGATGGAAGACAATCGAGCGGACGACTGGTGCCGCATGGAAGGGAAAAGCTCAATGCCTCGACCAACACCGAGag GGAATTTGAGGTTGTGCGGGAGTCCATGCACTCGGCGATTTCACTGAGCAAAACCGAAATTTTAGACTCTGTACTGAGCGATTTCTCGGAG GGATATTTTAGCCTCTCTTACGAAAATCGTCGAAAGCTACTTGTACTACTTGCCAAAGAGTATGATCTTAACAGGACGCAAGTTCGCGATTTGATCAAGCAATATTTGGGACTTGAGCTCCCTGAAA GTGACAGTGCTCCCTCAACTGGCTCTGAAGAGGAGACATCTCTTTCTGCTTTCTATCGTATTGAGCGCAATCTGAGACATGCTCTCAAGCCGATGTACGAAGTTCTGTTTGAGCGACTCAACACACATCCTGGCGGGTTGAAGTTCTTGTCCAATCTTCGAGCTGATATTCTATCTATTATCGC AGAGGAAAATACTGCATCTTTGCGAGCACTGGACTCCTACTTAAAGGAGAAACTAAGTACATGGCTTAGTCCTGCTGCCTTAGAGCTTCACCAAATCACATGGGACGATCCTGCCTCTTTACTGGAAAAGATTGTGGCATATGAG GCTGTGCATCCAATCAGCAATCTTATAGATCTTAAGAGAAGGCTGGGAGTCGGTCGCCGTTGTTTCGGATATTTACATCCAGCAATACCTG GTGAGCCCCTTATTTTCATCGAAGTTGCACTCATGAAGGATGTGGCTCAAACAGTACAG GAAGTTTTATGGGATGACCCTCCTACTCCCGAATGTGAGGCTACGTGTGCATTGTTTTACTCCATATCATCAACCCAG CCTGGCTTATCAGGGATCAACCTGGGAAGGTTTCTAATTAAACGTGTGATCACACTTGTGAAAAGAGAAATGACAAATATTTCT ACTTTTGCGACTCTCAGCCCCATCCCAGGTTTCATGCAGTGGCTCCTATCTAAGCTGGCTTCTCAATCAAAACTTGCTGAAGGTGAAGCAATGCCACACTCACCAGCTTCTGATAGGTCCAGTTCTACGTTTTCGGAGAAAATTCTTGAACCAGAAGAGGAAAGAGCACTTATGGATGCTTCTGC GGAATTCACTTCTGGGAAAAATAGCATGGACGTGATGTTCAACTTGCTAACTTCACCAAATCATGAGTGGACAAATTCTGATAAATTGCTTTCAGTATTAAAACCCCCTCTAATGCGACTGTGTGCCAG gtaccttctccaagagaaaaagagaggaaaagCTCTGGATTCTGTTGCGAATTTTCACTTACAGAATGGAGCT ATGGTCGAAAGAATCAATTGGATGGGGGACCGGTCAGGGAGAGGCCTCCATCAAAGTGGAGGTATGATGGTGAATTATGTTTACAG
- the LOC103419602 gene encoding protein STRUBBELIG-RECEPTOR FAMILY 8-like: MAVHPFANSLSVTRWLIEFVLIASALAALPLVSGTTDASDVQALQVLYTSVNSPSQLTGWTSSGGDPCGESWKGVTCEGSAVVAVEVSGLGLSGTMGYLLSDLLSLRKFDLSDNNFHDTIPYQLPPNLTSLNLARNNFTGNLPYSIANMVSLSYLNVSRNSLSQSIGDIFAHLVSLATLDLSLNNFTSDIPSSLSSLSNLSSLYVQNNQLTGSLNVLTGLPLTTLNVANNHFSGWIPRELSSIRTFIYDGNGFDNGPAPPPPPYIPPPPGRTTKNRSHSGSGTPPRGSDGQSHDSKKGLAVGALVGIILGSVVVALIVLLALAFCIRKNKREDRTPRASGGNVSARTNNVNTEMQEQRVKSTAAVTDIKPPPAEILVVDRLHSKNGSTKRIKSPITATPYTVASLQTATNSFSQEFLIGEGSLGRVYRAEFPNGKVMAIKKIDNAALSLQEEDNFLEAISNMSRLRHPNIVTLAGYCAEHGQRLLVYEYVGNGSLHDILHFAEDGSNTLTWNARVRVALGTARALEYLHEVCLPSVVHRNFKSANILLDEELNPHLSDCGLAALTPNTERQVSTQMVGSFGYSAPEFALSGVYTVKSDVYSFGVVMLELLTGRKPLDSSRSRSEQSLVRWATPQLHDIDALSKMVDPALNGMYPAKSLSRFADIIALCVQPEPEFRPPMSEVVQALVRLVQRASVVRRSSDESSFGFKTPDHEAIDMSF, from the exons ATGGCTGTTCACCCTTTTGCTAACTCGCTCTCTGTGACTCGCTGGCTCATTGAGTTCGTGCTAATCGCCTCGGCTTTGGCTGCTCTGCCTCTCGTTAGTGGCACCACTGATGCTTCTGATG TTCAAGCACTTCAAGTTTTGTACACCTCAGTAAACAGTCCTTCTCAGCTAACCGGTTGGACAAGTAGTGGCGGTGATCCATGTGGAGAGTCATGGAAAGGGGTAACTTGTGAGGGCTCAGCTGTTGTTGCAGT AGAGGTTTCTGGGTTAGGTCTCAGTGGAACTATGGGATACTTGCTTTCCGATCTGCTATCGTTGAGAAAATT TGATTTGAGTGACAACAATTTTCATGATACAATCCCGTATCAACTACCTCCAAATCTTACAAGCCT AAATCTTGCAAGGAACAACTTCACGGGAAATTTACCTTATTCTATTGCCAACATGGTTTCTCTCAGCTATTT GAATGTTAGCCGTAACTCACTATCCCAGTCGATTGGTGACATTTTTGCTCATCTTGTGAGCCTTGCAACCTT GGATCTATCTCTTAACAACTTCACCAGTGATATTCCTAGTTCCTTAAGTTCATTATCCAATCTTTCTTCCCT CTATGTGCAGAATAATCAGTTGACTGGTTCTCTCAATGTTTTGACGGGTTTGCCCTTGACTACTTT AAATGTTGCGAACAACCATTTCAGCGGGTGGATACCTAGAGAGCTTAGTTCAATTCGTACTTTTAT TTATGATGGAAATGGTTTTGATAATGGTCCTGCTCCTCCGCCACCACCATATATCCCACCTCCCCCAGGAAGAACTACTAAGAATCGCAGCCATTCTGGATCTGGAACACCCCCACGGGGATCTGATGGCCAATCACATGATTCAAAAAAAGGGCTGGCTGTCGGGGCTTTGGTAGGGATAATTCTGGGTTCTGTTGTTGTTGCTCTCATTGTCTTACTTGCTCTTGCTTTTTGCATTCGCAAAAACAAAAGGGAGGACAGGACTCCAAGAGCTTCTGGTGGAAATGTCTCTGCTCGCACAAATAATG TAAATACTGAGATGCAAGAGCAGAGGGTAAAAAGTACGGCTGCTGTAACTGATATCAAGCCCCCACCCGCAGAAATATTGGTGGTTGATAGGTTACATAGTAAAAATGGATCGACAAAAAGGATAAAATCACCTATCACTGCTACTCCTTATACTGTTGCCTCTCTCCAAACAGCAACAAATAGCTTTAGTCAAgaatttcttattggtgaaggTTCTCTTGGTCGTGTTTACAGAGCAGAGTTCCCTAATGGAAAG GTAATggccattaagaaaattgacAATGCAGCACTATCCTTGCAAGAGGAAGATAATTTCCTTGAAGCTATTTCAAATATGTCGCGCTTGAGGCATCCAAACATTGTTACATTGGCTGGATATTGTGCAGAGCATGGACAGCGTCTTCTAGTCTATGAGTATGTAGGAAATGGGAGCTTGCATGACATTCTTCATTTTGCTGAAGACGGCAGTAATACTCTGACTTGGAATGCTCGTGTTAGGGTAGCACTTGGCACTGCTCGAGCTTTAGA GTACTTGCATGAAGTTTGCTTACCTTCTGTTGTACATAGAAACTTCAAGTCAGCAAATATTTTACTTGATGAAGAGCTTAATCCCCACTTATCTGACTGTGGGTTAGCTGCTCTAACGCCAAACACAGAGCGACAG GTTTCAACTCAGATGGTAGGTTCATTTGGTTATAGTGCTCCCGAATTTGCCTTATCAGGAGTATACACTGTAAAAAGTGACGTCTACAGCTTTGGGGTGGTTATGCTCGAGCTGTTGACTGGTCGGAAGCCACTAGACAG TTCAAGGTCAAGGTCAGAACAATCACTTGTGAGATGGGCTACTCCCCAACTACATGATATAGATGCCCTATCAAAAATGGTTGATCCGGCTTTAAATGGCATGTATCCGGCAAAGTCACTTTCACGTTTCGCTGACATCATTGCACTTTGTGTTCAG CCGGAACCCGAATTTCGGCCTCCCATGTCCGAAGTTGTGCAAGCACTGGTCCGCTTAGTACAAAGAGCAAGCGTGGTCAGACGTTCAAGTGACGAATCTAGTTTCGGATTCAAGACCCCCGATCATGAAGCAATTGACATGTCGTTTTAA
- the LOC103434475 gene encoding chromatin remodeling protein EBS, whose translation MGPHKGQASHSLLCSLSLSLSSLHEKKGLDSRVFRSEFSLANVQNYRALKSNQFPPLKLIQSSHIFHHQNFPEKTHMARTRPGKKESKDADSYTIRGTNKIVRAGDTVLMRPSDTGKPPYVARIEKIEGESRGGMKVRVRWYYRPEESIGGRRQFHGAKELFLSDHYDVQSAHTIEGKCTVHSFKNYTKLENVGAEDYYCRFEYKAATGAFSPDRVAVYCKCEMPYNPDDLMVQCEGCKDWYHPACVAMTIVEAKKLESFLCSECSAEGDGKKPQNAVPAAVAKLEPKRRKK comes from the exons ATGGGACCCCATAAAGGTCAAGCGTCGCACTCGCTtctgtgctctctctctctctctctctctagtctCCATGAGAAGAAGGGTCTAGACTCTAGGGTTTTCCGGTCTGAATTCTCCCTCGCAAATGTTCAAAATTATAGGGCTTTGAAATCAAACCAGTTTCCGCCATTGAAATTGATTCAAAGTTCCCACATTTTCCACCACCAGAACTTCCCAGAAAAGACCCACATGGCCAGAACCAGACCAGGAAAAAAGGAGTCAAAGGACGCGGACTCTTACACTATCAGGGGCACCAACAAAATCGTCAGAG CTGGGGATACCGTCCTGATGCGCCCGTCGGACACCGGAAAGCCGCCGTACGTGGCGCGCATCGAGAAGATCGAAGGTGAAAGTCGAGGCGGCATGAAAGTGAGAGTGAGGTGGTATTACAGGCCGGAGGAGTCGATTGGAGGGCGGAGGCAGTTCCATGGAGCCAAAGAGTTGTTCTTGTCCGACCACTATGATGTGCAGAGCGCTCACACCATTGAAGGCAAGTGTACAGTGCACTCCTTCAAGAACTACACTAAGCTGGAGAATGTTGGAGCTGAAGATTACTACTGTAGATTTGAGTACAAAGCTGCTACTGGAGCGTTCTCCCCCGACCGAGTTGCTGT GTATTGCAAGTGTGAGATGCCGTATAACCCGGATGACCTCATGGTACAATGTGAGGGGTGTAAGGACTG GTACCATCCTGCTTGTGTGGCCATGACTATTGTGGAagcaaaaaaattggaaagctTTTTGTGTTCCGAGTGTTCAGCTGAAGGGGACGGGAAAAAGCCCCAGAATGCAGTTCCAGCAGCTGTCGCGAAG CTCGAGCCCAAGCGCCGTAAGAAATGA